CGTCTGGTTCACTAGCCGCTAATTCTCCAGCCGTTTGTTCTAATTCAACATCACATTTAATAGTGGCTAATTGATAAGACAATGGCAGTTGTTCTAATGCATCACGAAGATTTTCACCAATCTTGCCTTTTACTTTGTCCGCATTGGCAATAACTTCCTGCATGGTGCCATGTTCTGCTAACCATTTAACGGCAGTTTTGGGACCACACTTAACAACGCCAGGAATGTTATCAACTTTATCCCCCATTAATGCAAGATAGTCGATAATTTGATCAGGTCTAACACCAAACTTTTCACTAACGCCAGCAACATCCATTTCTACATCGGTCATGGTATTAATCAAACGAACATGCTTAGTAACAAGCTGCGCCATGTCTTTATCGCCGGTCGAAATAACGGTTTCAATACCAAGCTCATCAGCTTGTTTTGCCAATGTACCAATAACATCATCGGCCTCAACACCCGGAATAACTAAAAGTGGCAAACCCATTGCTGTAATAATCTCATGTATTGGTGCAATTTGAGTACGTAAATCATCAGGCATTGGTGGACGATTGGCTTTGTATTCGGGAAACATGTCATTACGAAATGTTTTACCTTTAGCATCGAAAATAGCGATGATATTGCCATTGGGGTAGTCTTTTTTTAAACTACGAAACATATTCAATACACCAGTAATAGCTCCCGTAGGTTGACCATCAGCGGTTGAAAGAGCTTGCAAATAAGGTACGTGATAGGCTCGAAATAAATACGATGAACCATCGACCAATATTAAGGGTGATTGCGAGTTATTAGAGTCTTGGGTGGTTGCAGAAATTGTCATAAGAAATACGCGAAGCGACTAAATTAAGCTAAAGATGGCTAAGCATGCCACAAAGCGCAAGTAGGCTCCACTTTATCAGTATGCTTTATTGATGCTGCTTGTGGATAACCTTGTGGTCAAGTACGAAAAACAGCCAGAGATTTGTAAATGTCAAACCTGGCCTTGTCAATATAATACTTTGTTTTTATTGAATAAAAAGGTTTTTACAATACCTTTAAATACATAGTGATTTTATTTTAACTATATGTGGATAATTTTATTATCGCGTTATTTTTTAGCTGTACGAAAAATCGGCTGAAGAAAATAACGTGGTAAGAGATTATCAGAATTTGGCGTGATTACCAGTGCATTATTAAACTTTTTTTACCAAATAATGACACTTTTAAATAACAAAAAAACATAAGCGAGTAAGGGCAATAGCTAGCAAGAGATCCACCAGTTAAATAATTTTTTTGTATAGTAAAAAATATTTTTTTTACTATACAAAGAGAGTATTTTCGTCATGGTTTTGAATGCACGATAGGATAACTCTATTTAAATAATTTTGTTTGTTCTAAGCTCGTGAATGTGGCGCTATTCTGCCCCATAAATTAATCCGTTTGATATAATAATAGAGGTGCAGATATTATTTGTTGAATTTTGTCTTAAACAAAGGGACTGTAAAATTTACTTAATTTAGTTCTGAGCAAATTGGTTTATCTTACTTTGTTATAATCGTAGGTAGATTAGGGTATGTTGATCTTTCGCGGTTAAATTTTATTCGAGATAAAAGCGTTTTAATCGCGGCGAGTAGTGTGTAGCCTAGTCATTCTAAGCAAATTATACTCAACAAAGAGTAAAACGCTTTTAGCCGAATCCTTCGGACAGCGTTTGTTGGTCATTTTTACGGCGTTATCGCCTTTTTATGTGGAACAACCACATGGCAAAGACTCTGCCTTGTATAAATACCCAACAAACCGCTGTAAAAACAATCTCGAAAGGTCAACAGACCCTAATAAGTAATAAAATCTAAGAATAAGAAGTATTATTATTTAGGTAACCTTATAATTTTGCTATATTTGCTTGTGAGGTTTCTAAGGGATTCATCAATCGCCGTTCCTCTTGCTAAGTAAAGCACTTATTATTCTGACACTTACTCAAGTTCAAATTTGATAATCCGTTTTAATCGAAATCATTGACAGTAAACTGGGCTCTAGCTACCTTTAGCCTTACCTATATACCTACTAACGAGTTATATTATGAAAAAATTTGTTCAATTATCACTACTCACTTTGGCTTTAACCCCAGCTCTATTAGCCTCTGAGCTAGTCAGTGCTAATAGTTTGCCGCAATCAGTATCTCCGGCTAATGCCTCGGTATACATTATTTCACCTGTAGATGGCGCAACAGTGCCAGCTACGTTTACAGTAACCTTTGGTTTAAAAGATATGGGAGTATCTCCCGCAGGTATCGAGAAAAAACATACAGGTCATCATCACTTATTAGTCGACAAAGACTCTCTGCCTGCTTTTGATATGCCTATGGGCGGCGATGTTCAGCACTTTGGCGGTGGACAAACACAAACAACGTTAACCTTGCCGAAAGGACAGCATACTTTACAACTTATTTTAGGCGATCATCATCATATCCCTCATAAGCCTGCGGTTGTTTCAAAGAAGATTACTATTACGGTAGAGTAAAATTTTAATACTGCTGAACTGAGAATAAAACGTACTTAAAAAATGAATTCGTTGGCGACTTTACAATTATATGCAAAGCGTTTTTTTCATTGAATTAAACAAGAGCACAGCATATATATCGTTTAAAGTGCCTTTCGAAAGCTCATTAGTAAACTGATGACACCTCAAAATGAGTTAGATACAGAATGACTATATTTAACTCATTTTTCTAAGCGTGATAATGTAGCTCTACCTTGTTCAAAAAATAAACACCTTGGGTATCATTAATAGAAAATATAGTTATGGAATGATTAAGGAATAATAAAGGATTATGAATGAATAACATGCCAATAGTTTTAGTATTACTACTCAGCTTACTTGTTTCTTCTTGCTCATCTATAACCAAACCTCAGCAAAGTGAGGATGTTAATCAAGCAATGTAAATTCCGATAAATTATCGTCTCTTCCCCAATATAGAAAACGAGCAATTAAATACAGAAGACATTTTTTTCTGACACAGGTACAGCAAAAAGAATTTATTGTTAATTTTGATCAACAAATAGCAAACGGTTTAGCCCCTCATAAAGCATTAAGCGAAGTTTTAGCAGAAAGATTAGCTAAGTGAAACCTACGATGCAACAACCGCACTTCGCTTAAATAAGGGAAACTGCATGAGCTTAGCGATTTTAACAACGGCTTATGCAAAAATTATAGGCCTTGATTTTTCGTATCGAAAAGTAAGCACTCTACCCATATTCACTAAAAAAGAGGATGTTATTTTATCCTCTTCACATGTACAAACAATAATTTACGATCCTAGTTTTATCGCTGATCAAAATACTTTTTACCTCGCAAATCCTGCGGTGGTTATTGATTATTTCCCAAGTAAAAGTCATCGTTCTGGGATAAAGTTTTCGTTGGAGACCTTTCTCGCTATGTATTATAAGAATATTGCCGCCGATGCTTTAGCAGATAAAGATTTAAATAAATCATTTTTATACGCAAATAAAGCTTACCAATTAGATACTGACAATATTGAAACAATTAACCTATTAGCTGTTATCCACAGAAGATCAGGCGACTTACAAACAGCAGAGGCGATATATAAAACAGGTATGGACAAAGGGCAAACGAATATAGCGCTATTAAGTAACTATATTATGTTACTCAAGTCTCAACGGCGTATGGACGAAGTTAACACCCTACAAGACAAACTAAACCAACTAGATGACCCAGACCCGTATCAATGGTTAGGAGAGGCTTATACAGCGAAAAATGTTGGCAATATTAAACAAGCCGAAATTTATTTTAAGAAAGCATTGTCAAAGGCACCATACCTCAACCAAGCGTATATGGGACTTTATAAAATTTATATAAAACAAAACAAACTAAAAAAGGCCCAAACAATGCTCGTTAAAGCATTAGAATGGACCTATGAGCTTGATGAAAGAAAGCTATACAAATATAAGCTTTATAATATTGAACATAACATAGCAGCAATTAATTAAAGGCATAGCAATCAACATTCAGCTTGCTTTACATAGTGACAAACTCTTCTGCTGAGGTCGGATGAATAGCAATAGTGTTATCAAAATCAGCTTTCGTTGCGCCCATTTTCATTGCCACAGCAAAGCCTTGTAATAATTCATCACTACCAAAACCAATACTGTGTAAACCAACTACTTTTTCTTCCTTGCCTGCACAAATTAACTTCATTCGTGTCGGATCACGATGGTCCTCAGTGATTGCTTGATACAGTGCAGTGAATTGCGATTTATAAACAGTAATATTTTCCTCACCGTATTGCGCAATAGCTTCGTTTTCAGTCAATCCAACGGTGCCGATAACTGGATGACTAAATACTACCGTAGCAATGCCGGAATAATCTAAATGCTCTTCAGGTTTATTATTAAATAAACGCTCACATAAACGACGACCCGCAGCAACAGCTACCGGCGTTAATTGTGCACGACCGGTGTTATCACCTACTGCATATATACCGTCTACATTGGTATTTTGATATTTATCTGTTTCGATAAAACCACGCTCATTCATAGCAACACCAGCGGCCGCTAAATTAATATTGTCGGTTGCTGGTTCACGGCCAATTGCCCATACTAAGGTTTCAACTGGTCCAATAGTTTTCCCATTAGTTAGATGTATTACTAAGCTGCCATCTGCCAATTTTTCGATACGTTCTGGCGTGCTGTGGTTATGTAACGTTGGGCCATGTTTTGCCATTTGCTCTACTAAGGTATCGCTCAGCATGTTATCAAAACCACGTAATGGTTTTTCTTTACGCACCAATAAATGCGCTTTTGTACCTAAGGCATGAAACACACCCGCTAACTCGACCGCGATGTAGCCTGCGCCAACAACAGCAACACTTTTAGGCTGCTCTGTTAAGGCGAAAAAACCATCTGAATCGATGCCATAGTCAGCACCTTCAATATTTGGCAGAGTGGGACGCCCACCCGTAGCAATAGTAATATGATCTGCGGTGATTAACTCACCGTTGACTTCAACCGTATTTTTATCAACAAATTTGGCAAATCCATCAATAACGGTTACATCGTTAGCATCAAAACCACGCTGATAGGCCGCATGAATTCGTTCAATATAAGCTTCTCGGTTAGCGACCAATTTAGCCCAATCAAACTGAGGAGTGTCTTGGGTAAGATGTTGAGCAAAACCGTAATCACTCGCATATTTCAATGCGTCAGATATCTGCCCTGCATACCACATCGCCTTTTTAGGTACACAACCAACATTTACACAAGTACCACCAATGTATTTGGCTTCAATAACTGCTGCCTTTTTACCTAACTTTGCTGCGCGGTTAGCGGATGCTATACCGCCACTGCCACCGCCAATGGCTAGATAATCAAAATGTTGTGTCATGGTTTCACTCATTAGTTAACGTATTGTTTAAATAGAATGTGGGCGCAAAATACACTTTATTCAAGTATTAAAGTAATAATATTTAATAACTTTCTCTGTAATTAGTTGTCCACTTTATCGAATTAGTTATTGGTATACACCCAAACTACATCCAGATGTAGGTTTTAGCTGAAATCAGAAACGCCCTCAGACAAGGCAATGGTTGGAGGGATAGTATGCTATTTGCGAAATTAATAACGTAGCATAAAACATTTCTATACTAGCCCTGCGGGGTCTTCCGAACAGTTTATGCTCTTCATTGCCTTATTTTTAAGGAAATAACTATTAATAAAATGAGCCATTTAATCGTAAATCGCTCAGTAATACCCACCTTCAAAGGGCTTGGCTATAAGTAAGTTCTGTCTTATCTATCAGCAAATTTTTCATAATCTTTTCCGCTGAGCTTGGCTTACTATATAAATAACCTTGTAGATAATGACATTGTTTGGCCACTAAATAATTAAATTGCTCAACCGTTTCTACACCTTCTGCAATACAATGCATGTTAAGTCTTTTTGCTAATACTAGCGTGGTATCAACAATCGCTTCATCTGCTTCATTTATACCAATACCAGCAACAAAGCTACGGTCAATTTTTATAATATCTAAAGGTAACTTTTTTAAATAAGACAATGACGAAAAACCAGTGCCAAAATCATCAAGCGCTAAAGTAAGACCTAGTGAAGATAACTTACGCATGGTGGTGATGGCATTTTCAGGTTGTAAAATTAGCGAACTCTCTGTTACTTCAACACGTAATATTGCTGCAGGTAATTGGTAACGTGCCAATAACTCACTAATAAATGAGACTATGTCTGCTTCAACAAAGTGTTGTACTGATAAGTTTATCGACACATAAAATTCAGGTCGTATGGTATGCCATTCTTTTAGATCTTTACATACTCGCTCAAGTGCCATTTCTGTCATCGTGATGATTAAATTGAGCTCTTCTGATAAAGGAATAAAGTCACTTGGTGGCACTAAGCCAGTAGACGTTTGCCAACGCATTAACATCTCGACTCCCACAGCCTTACCCGTATAAGCATTAATAATAGGTTGGTAGTGATTGATAAACTCATTATTTTTTACTGCTAATTTTAATGCCGACTCCTGACTCAAGCGCTCCATTGCTTCAACGTTCATTTGTGCAGTATAAAATTTAAAGTTACTTTTTCCGGCTTGTTTCGCATGATACATAGCAACATCAGCATGGCGTAATAATTCGTCTGAATTAATACCATCATTAGGGTATAGCGCAATGCCTACACTTGCACCAACACTAACTAAATTTCCATCTAAATCAACGGATTGACCAATGGTGTCAATAACTTTCTCTGCAATTCTTCCCAATTGATTTTCATTAGCGAAACTCTCTAGTAGCACAACAAATTCGTCACCTCCTATACGTGCTACCGTATCATCGATGCGTAATGTACTTTGTAAGCGATTAGTGATTTCTCGTAATAATAAATCACCGAAATCATGCCCTAAAGAATCATTAACTTGCTTAAATCGATCAAGATCAATAAAAAATACCGCAATGGAGGTATCTCGTCGATTAGAAAAATCTATCGCATGCTTAATACGTTCAAGTAATAACGTACGATTGGGTAATCCGGTTAAATGGTCATAATTTGCTAATAATCGCAATTCACTTTCCGCACTTTTCTGCGCGCTAATATCCGTTAAAACAAACAAATAATGTAACGCATTAGTTACTGAACTAAACCCTACCGTGACGTTAATAATGACGTGGTATTCATCCTTATTGGCGGTAACTATCAACTCTTCTCCACGCCAATGCTCCCCCTCTTTTAGCGAAAGCATTAATTTACGATAAAAACTGCGACGTTTCTGGCTGACGCCTAAGAGTTTGTCACTAAAATCAAACTCTTCTTCTGGCCAATCAAAAACAGCACGCATTGACTGGTTTGCAGTGATTCGGGATATTTTTTCATCAATAATAAATACCCAATCTTGGGTTTGCTGAAAGGCATCTCCGTAATACTGAGCGCGCTCTTCATTAGCGCGCGACTCGGTAATATTAGTATAAGATCCTGTCACTCTGACAGGATGATTATTAGCATCTACAGCAACAATTTTTCCTAAATCTTTATACCAAAACCACTGACCATCTGATGTTTTCAAACGATAGGTACAGGAAAAGTTATCCTTTAGATTAGCGCTACTAATAAATAGCTGCCAACAATGAATAAAATTATCATGATCTTCAGGATGAATAAGCGCTACATGCTCTTCTAAACTATAAAACAGCGCTTTTTCTCGGTAACCTAAATCTAAAGAAATACGCTTGCCAAATATTAAGTCTTCATCGGCTTGCCAATCCCAGACCTCACTGTTACTACCCGTTAAGGCTAGTTGTAAGCGGTTTTCTCGATATTTTACTTGCTCATGAACATCAAGTAATAATTGTTGCTGGGTTTTACGATAACGATACCAAGTCACCATCATTAACATTAAGGCGATAGAATAAAGTAATATCGCTAAAGGTGAACGCCATGGAGCAAAGCCTACGTTAAATTTAATATATACAGGCGAAGAGAACTCTCCTGTATAAGGAGATTTAGCTTGAATTGATAAAGTATGTTTACCTGAAGCGAGACTAGGAAAGGTAACATGAGCCTCACGACTTGCCGGAAAATCAATGTTGTCTTGTCCCGTTAAATGATATTTATAGATGATGCTTTTCTCATTACCGTAAGAAAAAGTAGAGAAATCAATACGAATACCTACATCATCATGGTTTAGGTTAATAACAGCATTATTTTCAATGACTAAAGGTAGGACTAAATCTCGAGATAATAATTCTACGGCGGTAACTTTGACTGTAATATTTTCATTATCATATATTTTTTTTAGCTGTAAAGGGTCAAAAAGACTAATCCCCTCCATAGAACCATAGACAAATAAACCATTCGCTAATTTTGCATTAGCCCTAGCATTAAATTCTGTCGCTCCAAGACCATTTTTACGAGTGAAATGACTTATATGTTGGTTATCAGAATCCAACATAAATATACCATCATGACTAGAGAACCAGATATCCCCAGATTCATCTGCCATGACACCATAAACGTTATTTTCAATAATGGAGTTAGCTTTATGGTAAAAATATTTTTCTTTAAAATCAGGTAATGTTAAACCAATAAGGCCTTTACCACTGTAGCTCAACCAGAGCACTTGGTTTTTATCAATCGCCCAGTTATCGATATAAACGTTTTCACCTGCGAGTATCCCTTCCAGTTGATAAAGCTGTACAAATTCTCGTGTATTGACATTAAAGCCCCATAAACCATCATTACTGGTGAGTAAAAACCAATCACTATTTGGTAATGAGCCCAAGAAATACAATAAACGTTCAGGGGAAAACTGAGTCGTAATTTCACTTAACGTATCAACTTGATAAGTAATTAAGTTTATTCTAAAAATACCTTTTTCATTCGTTAACCATAAGAAATCACCTTCTTTTAGAATGTCAAATTGCTCTAATGCCAGCAGCTGATTAACTTCATCATTAAAGGGTAATGCTAATGTTTTCTCCTGCTTTTTATCAAATAGAAGTACACCTTGAGCAGTAGAGACAAGTAACTGCTCAGGCGATAACGTCACTAAACTATAAATATGGCTCTGGGTATAGATGCTTTTGGAGTCATCATTCACCAAAAAGGGAGTCACTTGCTGCTTAGTTAGATCAATTAAGTTCAAACCATTTGAGGTAGCAACCCAAAGTAAATCATTATTGAGGCTGTCAGGTAAAGCATGCCACACTTCGTTATAACTCAAACTAGCGGGATTATTTTTTTTATAACCATAGTTTTTAACTAATTCTTTTTGAGGGTCCCATTGATAAGCCCCTGCAGTATTTGAGCCTAACCAGAAAACTCCGTGATTATCTTTAATCAATGTATGTATGTTGTCATCGGTAATATTGTCAAAATAATCACTAAAACCAAACAAGAACTCACTACTATTATTGAGTGTATTAATAACATACAAACCTTTATCAGAGGCTACATAAAGCATTTCGCCATCAAGTAAGGTCTGCCATGCGGCCATATTTTCAATAAGTTTTTGGTAGTTTGGTAATTGCGATTTTTCCGCAATATATGCTTTAATATCAGCTACGTTTATAGCAAAAAAACCATCGAAGGAGCCTAAATATAAAGTATGATTGTTATCTGCATGTACAGTATATATTTTATTAAGTTCTTCAATGCTTGATTGCTTAGATATATCAGCGGGTATTTGCGGTAGTTTTTTCCAATGATTTTTCTCAATATCATAAGCAAAAATACCTATCTTAGAAGCCAGGTAGA
The DNA window shown above is from Colwellia psychrerythraea 34H and carries:
- a CDS encoding DUF4399 domain-containing protein, producing the protein MKKFVQLSLLTLALTPALLASELVSANSLPQSVSPANASVYIISPVDGATVPATFTVTFGLKDMGVSPAGIEKKHTGHHHLLVDKDSLPAFDMPMGGDVQHFGGGQTQTTLTLPKGQHTLQLILGDHHHIPHKPAVVSKKITITVE
- a CDS encoding tetratricopeptide repeat protein, which codes for MSLAILTTAYAKIIGLDFSYRKVSTLPIFTKKEDVILSSSHVQTIIYDPSFIADQNTFYLANPAVVIDYFPSKSHRSGIKFSLETFLAMYYKNIAADALADKDLNKSFLYANKAYQLDTDNIETINLLAVIHRRSGDLQTAEAIYKTGMDKGQTNIALLSNYIMLLKSQRRMDEVNTLQDKLNQLDDPDPYQWLGEAYTAKNVGNIKQAEIYFKKALSKAPYLNQAYMGLYKIYIKQNKLKKAQTMLVKALEWTYELDERKLYKYKLYNIEHNIAAIN
- the gorA gene encoding glutathione-disulfide reductase: MTQHFDYLAIGGGSGGIASANRAAKLGKKAAVIEAKYIGGTCVNVGCVPKKAMWYAGQISDALKYASDYGFAQHLTQDTPQFDWAKLVANREAYIERIHAAYQRGFDANDVTVIDGFAKFVDKNTVEVNGELITADHITIATGGRPTLPNIEGADYGIDSDGFFALTEQPKSVAVVGAGYIAVELAGVFHALGTKAHLLVRKEKPLRGFDNMLSDTLVEQMAKHGPTLHNHSTPERIEKLADGSLVIHLTNGKTIGPVETLVWAIGREPATDNINLAAAGVAMNERGFIETDKYQNTNVDGIYAVGDNTGRAQLTPVAVAAGRRLCERLFNNKPEEHLDYSGIATVVFSHPVIGTVGLTENEAIAQYGEENITVYKSQFTALYQAITEDHRDPTRMKLICAGKEEKVVGLHSIGFGSDELLQGFAVAMKMGATKADFDNTIAIHPTSAEEFVTM
- a CDS encoding EAL domain-containing protein, which gives rise to MLKRLLISCRLLLSIFFSVIFFSVIFIGGIVASSTSYAAIENLSLELLSVDDGLSQGSIHSIIQDKAGFIWLGTESGVNVYDGNEVRQLPGPKNSFENVAIYNVLEDKNGFIWLNVDGRKLYCYKPKTDSYQHIPIKLAQGFDYYIRDLINDYDNKIWVLTSKTLGVYNQVTDEYKQVVDLESELAGNLSLFQMSLYDGVIYLASKIGIFAYDIEKNHWKKLPQIPADISKQSSIEELNKIYTVHADNNHTLYLGSFDGFFAINVADIKAYIAEKSQLPNYQKLIENMAAWQTLLDGEMLYVASDKGLYVINTLNNSSEFLFGFSDYFDNITDDNIHTLIKDNHGVFWLGSNTAGAYQWDPQKELVKNYGYKKNNPASLSYNEVWHALPDSLNNDLLWVATSNGLNLIDLTKQQVTPFLVNDDSKSIYTQSHIYSLVTLSPEQLLVSTAQGVLLFDKKQEKTLALPFNDEVNQLLALEQFDILKEGDFLWLTNEKGIFRINLITYQVDTLSEITTQFSPERLLYFLGSLPNSDWFLLTSNDGLWGFNVNTREFVQLYQLEGILAGENVYIDNWAIDKNQVLWLSYSGKGLIGLTLPDFKEKYFYHKANSIIENNVYGVMADESGDIWFSSHDGIFMLDSDNQHISHFTRKNGLGATEFNARANAKLANGLFVYGSMEGISLFDPLQLKKIYDNENITVKVTAVELLSRDLVLPLVIENNAVINLNHDDVGIRIDFSTFSYGNEKSIIYKYHLTGQDNIDFPASREAHVTFPSLASGKHTLSIQAKSPYTGEFSSPVYIKFNVGFAPWRSPLAILLYSIALMLMMVTWYRYRKTQQQLLLDVHEQVKYRENRLQLALTGSNSEVWDWQADEDLIFGKRISLDLGYREKALFYSLEEHVALIHPEDHDNFIHCWQLFISSANLKDNFSCTYRLKTSDGQWFWYKDLGKIVAVDANNHPVRVTGSYTNITESRANEERAQYYGDAFQQTQDWVFIIDEKISRITANQSMRAVFDWPEEEFDFSDKLLGVSQKRRSFYRKLMLSLKEGEHWRGEELIVTANKDEYHVIINVTVGFSSVTNALHYLFVLTDISAQKSAESELRLLANYDHLTGLPNRTLLLERIKHAIDFSNRRDTSIAVFFIDLDRFKQVNDSLGHDFGDLLLREITNRLQSTLRIDDTVARIGGDEFVVLLESFANENQLGRIAEKVIDTIGQSVDLDGNLVSVGASVGIALYPNDGINSDELLRHADVAMYHAKQAGKSNFKFYTAQMNVEAMERLSQESALKLAVKNNEFINHYQPIINAYTGKAVGVEMLMRWQTSTGLVPPSDFIPLSEELNLIITMTEMALERVCKDLKEWHTIRPEFYVSINLSVQHFVEADIVSFISELLARYQLPAAILRVEVTESSLILQPENAITTMRKLSSLGLTLALDDFGTGFSSLSYLKKLPLDIIKIDRSFVAGIGINEADEAIVDTTLVLAKRLNMHCIAEGVETVEQFNYLVAKQCHYLQGYLYSKPSSAEKIMKNLLIDKTELTYSQAL